The proteins below come from a single Micromonas commoda chromosome 8, complete sequence genomic window:
- a CDS encoding Multidrug/Oligosaccharidyl-lipid/Polysaccharide flippase (multidrug efflux), translating to MPANDALDKQILKLFVPAMLNFLIIPFVGAIDVFWVGRMGSAVALAAQGAANQVFQSAFWIISFVPSIIAPVVAKAAASGDTEEVQRATGEAIFVASLVGVFGMVLLTVFQSASLKIVGVVPGSATAAAAAPYIGWRALTFVPAIVSTVGFAAFRGTLDVTTPMKITLVSQMVNLLLDPILIFGAGFVKAMGVAGAAIATSASEITSFTLYMSAMLRRGIITLGSLIRVPSWGNIGKLMVGGAAVQMRSIAQNVTFLAVMRAILTMDATGTAAAAHTLSSQMFQLCLIAVLALSTLASILIPQKLNAAKGEGGVEQAKICADRLLVWGFLLGTFLACVQLTALPALKFFTPLENVQAMARGPVLIGAMQMPLNGLVFVAEGLMQGHQAFARLAGGMCVSTTLMLGALKVWGHTVEGVWGCFFVFNVSRLAFGLRHHFFDGPLAPARMRAEKSNP from the coding sequence atgcccgcgaacgacgcaCTGGATAAGCAGATACTGAAGCTCTTCGTGCCCGCCATGCTCAACTTCCTCATCATCCCGTTCGtgggcgcgatcgacgtcTTCTGGGTCGGGCGCATGggcagcgccgtcgcgctcgccgcgcagggaGCCGCGAACCAGGTGTTCCAGTCGGCGTTTTGGATAATCTCCTTCGTCCCGTCTatcatcgcgcccgtcgtcgccaaggcggccgctTCGGGGGACACGGAGGAGGTCCagcgcgccaccggcgaggccatcttcgtcgcgtccctcgtcggcgtcttcgGGATGGTGCTGCTGACGGTGTTCCAGTCGGCGAGTCTGAAGATCGTCGGCGTGGTCCCCGGGTcggcaaccgccgccgccgccgcgccgtacATCGGCTGGCGCGCCCTGACGTTCGTTCCCGCGATCGTGTCCACCGTCgggttcgccgcgttcaggGGCACCCTGGACGTCACGACCCCGATGAAGATCACGCTCGTGAGCCAGATGGTGAACCTGCTGTTGGACCCGATCCTCATCTTCGGAGCGGGGTTCGTGAAGGCGATGggcgtggcgggcgcggcgattgCCACGTCAGCCTCGGAGATCACGTCGTTCACGCTCTACATGAGCGCCATGCTGCGCCGCGGGATCATCACGCTGGGGTCGCTGATCCGGGTGCCGAGCTGGGGTAACATCGGGAAGTTGAtggtgggcggcgccgcggtgcagaTGAGGTCCATCGCTCAGAACGTCACCTTTCTCGCGGTGATGCGCGCGATTctgacgatggacgcgaccgggacggccgcggcggcgcacacgcTCTCGTCTCAGATGTTTCAGCTGTGTCTCatcgcggtcctcgcgctgTCCACGCTGGCGTCCATCCTCATCCCGCAGAAGctcaacgccgcgaagggGGAGGGCGGCGTGGAGCAGGCGAAGATCTGCGCGGACCGCCTGCTGGTGTGGgggttcctcctcggcaCGTTCCTCGCGTGCGTCCAGCTCACCGCGCTGCCGGCGCTAAAGTTCTTCACGCCGTTGGAGAACGTCCAGGCCATGGCGCGGGGCCCGGTGCTGATCGGCGCGATGCAGATGCCGCTCAACGGCTTGGTGTTCGTGGCGGAGGGCCTGATGCAGGGGCACCAGGCgttcgcgaggctcgcggggGGGATGTGCGTGTCCACGACGCTGATGCTCGGGGCGCTTAAGGTGTGGGGCCACACCGTGGAGGGAGTGTGGGGCTGTTTCTTCGTGTTCAACGTGTCGAGGCTGGCGTTCGGTCTGAGGCATCACTTCTTCGACGgaccgctcgcgccggcgaggatgcgAGCGGAAAAGTCAAACCCGTGA
- a CDS encoding predicted protein, which produces MGGAAARNAANTGANTRGARRLAKLTEEEDALAERLLEEFAREEGGRSGVRGIDSSAAASLDADVDADVDADVGADVDADARSVAASTRSFASSVNTNPFAVTRAIAGVVHPGAGTAFGSLDVDAHGPVDEDARRLAEIERALGEIASGRGTVAKTQPASSSSPASAVSSSPAPSSASALARRLGASSVSGGGGWDDDGEKENDSVRTFRGEFDG; this is translated from the coding sequence atgggcggcgccgcggcgaggaacgcggcgaacacgGGGGCGAAcacccgcggggcgcgacgtctCGCGAAGctgaccgaggaggaggacgcgctcgccgagcgactGCTGGAGGagttcgcgcgcgaggagggtggGCGGTCGGGGGTTCGCGGGATCGACTCGTCCGCTGCTGCATCCTTGgacgctgacgtggacgctgacgtggacgctGACGTGGgcgctgacgtggacgccgacgcgagatccgtcgcggcgtcgactcgctctttcgcgtcgtccgtgaATACCAACCCGTTCGCGGtgacccgcgcgatcgccggcgtcgtccacccggGCGCCGGCACCGCCTTCGGctcgctcgacgtcgacgcgcacggcccggtggacgaggacgcgaggcgccTGGCGGAGATTGAACGCGCGCTGGGCGAGATTGCGTCGGGGCGAGGGACGGTCGCGAAGACGcagccggcgtcgtcgtcgtcgccggcgtcggcggtgtcgtcgtcgccggcgccgagcagcgcgagcgccttggcgcggCGCCTCGGAGCGTCCTCGGTctccgggggcggcggctgggacgacgacggcgagaaggagaACGATTCGGTCCGAACTTTCCGGGGCGAGTTCGACGGTGA
- a CDS encoding predicted protein, with the protein MTKLVKTGRKPGASAPKGGVGKGRGGKENPKSSQPPRKNSGAWKDEFREKFKFKSKRAGKAVKERTERRSIPDFLKPEDKGEKLTPKQVARVIGEVLQPVRAKYGGQGFAKPSAFINGAAPDFKEQLGELFDEHVEGFSGKSFRKMGKKQEQMNMLWKQRLKAKAEADGTIVAGKRLREKEPDVDDDDDDGGGKTLARGGVNWKRKERAIVPDATAAAEEEEEEARDGGDAPRGAGGGLSRKQRTKAAQMGMTPEAYLEWMQRGKVKVAVDHDARNNAIEAYRAMQKAKLQKANPRGRR; encoded by the coding sequence atgacgaaGCTGGTCAAGACCGGACGCAaacccggcgcgtcggcaCCTAAGGGTGGGGTCGGcaagggccgcggcggcaaagAGAACCCGAAGTCCTCGCAACCGCCCCGCAAGAACAGCGGCGCGTGGAAGGATGAGTTCCGCGAAAAGTTCAAGTTCAAGTCCAAGCGCGCGGGCAAGGCTGTGAAGGAGCGGACGGAGCGCAGGTCCATCCCCGACTTCCTCAAGCCGGAGGATAAGGGCGAGAAGCTCACGCCCAAGCAGGTGGCGAGGGTGATCGGCGAGGTGCTGCAGCCGGTGAGGGCAAAGTACGGCGGCCAGGGATTCGCCAAGCCGTCGGCGTTCatcaacggcgccgcgccggacttCAAGGagcagctcggcgagctcttCGACGAGCACGTCGAGGGTTTCTCGGGCAAGTCGTTTCGGAAGATGGGGAAAAAGCAGGAGCAGATGAACATGCTGTGGAAGCAGCGGCtgaaggccaaggcggaggcggacggcACCATCGTCGCGGGAAAGAGACTTAGGGAGAAGGAGCCCGACGTcgatgatgacgacgacgacgggggcggcaagacactcgcgcgcggcggcgtgaactGGAAAAGGAAAGAGAGGGCGATCGTGCCCgatgcgacggcggcggcggaggaggaggaggaggaagcgcgcgacggcggcgatgcgcccaggggtgcgggcggcggcctcaGTCGCAAGCAGCGAACCAAGGCGGCTCAGATGGGGATGACGCCGGAGGCTTACCTGGAGTGGATGCAGCGGGGCAAGGTGAAGGTGGCGGTGGACCACGACGCGAGAAACAACGCAATAGAGGCGTACCGCGCCATGCAGAAGGCGAAGCTTCAGAAGGCCAACCCGCGAggccggcggtga
- the PSBS gene encoding photosystem II 22 kDa protein, chloroplast precursor (PSBS also known as Photosystem II 22 kDa protein, chloroplast precursor (CP22); ChloroP and TargetP show 23 aa cTP), with the protein MSAALVRIAPVARVRASALPEARAARIAARARATSRRFESASPLRTSSGTARSRGDAARVRVAHPDEGFTDGNPLATAENMDLEMKLGRAAMVGFFFTTVGDVVTRGAGPVEQLRDEQTFIMNHINPAMIAKDALEVAGIYVESVFIVWLCLAAAFILAVQQGLASPVRTYSSKKSARRAELEASGERLGVMLASVKDALDVQVREQKPYELFNGRLAMLGFAFALVGEAVTKRGPLEQFNLETGVPVIDEELFGAFFLLGVVFNVVATGANVWKTAWAKGKSVNR; encoded by the coding sequence atgtccgcggcgctcgtccgcatcgctcccgtcgcgcgcgtccgcgcgtccgccctcccggaggcgcgcgccgcacgcatcgccgcccgcgcgcgcgcaacCTCGCGCCGCTTCGAGAGCGCCTCTCCTCTGCGAACATCCAGCGGGACCGCTCGgagccgaggcgacgcggcgcgggtccgcgtcgcgcacccGGACGAGGGCTTCACCGACGGCAACCctctcgccaccgcggagaaCATGGACCTCGAGATGAAgctcggccgcgccgccatggtgggcttcttcttcaccaccgtcggcgacgtggtgacccgcggcgctggaccgGTGGAGCAGCTCAGGGATGAACAGACGTTCATAATGAATCACATCAACCCCGCGATGATCGCcaaggacgcgctcgaggtggcTGGAATCTACGTGGAGAGCGTGTTCATCGTGTGGCtctgcctcgccgccgcgttcatccTCGCCGTGCAGCAGGGGCTCGCATCCCCGGTGCGCACCTACAGCAGCAAGAAgagcgcgagacgcgccgagctcgaggcgagcggcgagcgcctgggCGTCATGCTCGCATCCGTGAaagacgcgctcgacgtgcaGGTCAGAGAACAGAAGCCTTACGAGCTGTTCAACGGGCGGTTGGCCATGCTGGggttcgcgttcgcgctcgtgggcgaGGCGGTGACGAAGCGTGGGCCGTTGGAGCAGTTCAACCTCGAGACGGGGGTGCccgtcatcgacgaggagctcttTGGGGCTTTTTTCCTGTTGGGCGTCGTCTTCAACGTGGTGGCCACCGGGGCGAACGTGTGGAAGACGGCGTGGGCCAAGGGCAAGTCGGTCAATAGATGA
- a CDS encoding predicted protein has translation MSDESAPLLEPREGADARSRRGRIVRVAAAGLLAAGAVVAVAGGSSRDAVALLRSPATKTTMPSVSHREARLGDGRWEEIEEANRLMMAQERLQMQADAQTAAVEQSAFEDREASVARAGPGELASPDPTAPTEISQPTAAAVPSVVPSAAAAAAPPGPYPMADANEGGGPVFVHIPKNGGTSVELLGAYYGRRLGMCAAKDPDEWEGALGYETIPGFKCNVWHRPPLPPATGDTAGDGDGDLFDSGSGVNLGKIANSFCMSRNPYDRLASIYRYKSGLYPDKFAPTCESFSAFLDKHFEKLVTNQLLRCVHTGEFHPSECEYHVRADMAKAEADMDDIEQHSSYSDEDCHFLPQSLYTRTCENVFKVEDYDAAVMPYLKEQFAKFGAAAAARSEGASSSSAALGDGDQAVAAMGDYRTDWWWNHVGKYQQRKAGSSERRPEVDAETAAVGEAELAANDGTSSTADSTTADSSTSPLSSCTWSDVSAETIEHIKFAYQDDFDSLGYSPEPPPGPLDLSGKDKTDSMASLGASELRVASSEPRENAPGRNFRSTTPRRARLGSVAADRQAMEAKLEARTTQQRDADEFFAAWLDEDADVRTAVRGGAKLGAAPETPTEPTRWGDAAGQPVVRELQPRPAKAGQLQPDARGGGDDVSNPVRDALADPDSVGPGSGNGRGAWWQGIWHGGWKEEDEQRPENGLGDVEPKQQQQQQQQRRRRQGGDPAERDEDPAEKKEPTEAQKRWWMEHHGGVDTRVAPEDTRVAPEDTRVAPEDTREPPSAAAPVPEEETPGDADAVDPVTMKRLEEAATACSAAFPKKGKANFPAIIKSHLLEMHRELTAGAAGGAASSTMPSGDSASEASTIPSGAADSDGGDGGASSGMSEEERAIAAEDAAVAKAMEEESAAYGVRPTTESGAGEPQPQDHSGSYPDQQQRGAPGGTIVEAAPVKTEAAPVETEAAPTETEAAPGETEAAGSDDDMSSLREELKAELKAELKEQLKQELMQDMMKEGGGGGGGVVGAAR, from the coding sequence ATGAGCGACGAGTCCGCGCCCCtgctcgagcctcgcgagggcgccgatgcgcgctcgcgtcgcggacgcatcgtgcgcgtcgccgcggctggtctccttgccgccggcgccgtcgtcgccgtcgccggcggttcCTCcagggacgccgtcgcgctgctccgATCTCCCGCCACCAAGACCACCATGCCGTCGGTTTCtcaccgcgaggcgcgcctcGGGGACGGACGGtgggaggagatcgaggaggcTAACCGGCTGATGATGGCGCAGGAGCGGCTGCAGATGCAGGCGGACGCGcagaccgcggcggtggagcagagcgcgttcgaggaccgcgaggcctccgtcgcgcgcgcgggcccgggagagctcgcgtcgcccgacccgaccgcgcccACCGAGATTTCTCaacccaccgccgcggccgtcccTTCCGTCGTcccttccgccgccgccgccgccgccccgcccggaCCCTACCCCAtggccgacgcgaacgaaggcggcggcccggTGTTCGTCCACATCCCCAAGAACGGCGGCACgtccgtcgagctcctcggagCCTACTACGGCCGGAGGCTCGGGATGTGCGCGGCGAAAGACCCCGACGAGTGGGAGGGTGCCCTCGGGTACGAGACCATCCCGGGGTTCAAGTGCAACGTCTGGCACaggccgccgctgccgcccgcgacgggggacacggccggcgacggcgacggcgacctgttcgactcgggctcgggcgtgAACCTGGGCAAGATCGCCAACTCGTTTTGCATGTCGCGCAACCCGTACGATCGACTGGCGTCAATCTACCGGTACAAATCCGGACTGTACCCGGACAAGTTCGCGCCCACGTGCGAATCTTTCTCCGCGTTTCTGGACAAGCACTTCGAGAAGCTCGTCACCAACCAGCTGCTGCGTTGCGTGCACACCGGGGAGTTTCACCCGTCGGAGTGCGAGTACCACGTGAGGGCGGACATGGCCAAGGCAGAGGCGGACATGGACGACATCGAGCAGCACTCGTCGTACTCGGACGAGGACTGCCACTTCCTGCCCCAGTCGCTCTACACCCGCACGTGCGAGAACGTCTTCAAGGTTGAGGACTACGACGCCGCAGTCATGCCCTACCTGAAGGAGCAGTTTGCCAAAttcggagccgcggcggcggcgaggagcgagggcgcgtcctcctcctccgccgccctgggcgacggcgaccaggccgtcgccgccatgggAGACTACAGGACGGACTGGTGGTGGAACCACGTGGGCAAGTATCAGCAGCGAAAGGCGGGTTCGAGCGAGCGTCGtcccgaggtggacgcggagacggccgccgtgggcgaagctgagctcgccgcgaacgacgggacTTCATCGACCGCGGATTCGACAACCGCGGATTCGTCCACCTCCCCCTTGTCCTCGTGCACCTGGTCCGACGTgagcgcggagacgatcgaGCACATCAAGTTTGCGTACCAGGACGATTTCGACTCCCTGGGATACTCCCCCGAGCCCCCGCCGGGTCCCCTGGACCTGTCCGGCAAGGACAAGACCGACTCGATGGCGTCCCTGGGGGCGTCCGAGCTCCGAGTCGCGTCCTCGGAACCCAGGGAAAACGCTCCCGGTCGAAACTTTCGTTCGaccaccccgcggcgcgctcgcctcggctccgtcgccgcggatcgccaggcgatggaggcgaaACTCGAGGCGCGAACCACGCAGCAACGCGACGCGGATGAGTTTTTCGCCGCGtggctcgacgaggacgcggacgtgcgcacagctgtgcgcggcggtgcgaagctcggcgccgcgcccgagacACCGACCGAGCCGACTCGGTggggggacgccgccggccaGCCCGTCGTTCGGGAGCTTCAGCCCCGGCCCGCGAAGGCGGGGCAGCTTCagcccgacgctcgcggcggcggcgacgacgtctccaaccccgtgcgcgacgccctcgcggatcCCGACTCGGTCGGCCCCGGAAGCGGGAACGGGCGGGGTGCGTGGTGGCAGGGAATCTGGCACGGCGGAtggaaggaggaggacgagcagCGCCCCGAAAACGGCCTGGGTGACGTGGAGCCCAAGCAACAGCAACAGCAACAGCAacagcgccggcggcgtcaaggCGGGGATCCCGCCGAGAGGGACGAGGATCccgccgagaagaaggagccgACTGAGGCGCAGAAGCGATGGTGGATGGAGCatcacggcggcgtcgacacccgcgtcgcccccgaggacacccgcgtcgcccccgaggacacccgcgtcgcccccgaggacacccgcgagccgccgtccgccgcggctcccgtcCCGGAAGAAGAAACCCCCGgggatgccgacgccgtcgacccggTGACGATgaagcgcctcgaggaggcggcgacggcgtgttcCGCGGCGTTTCCGAAGAAGGGCAAGGCGAACTTCCCGGCCATCATCAAGTCGCACCTGCTCGAGATGCACcgcgagctcaccgccggtgcggcgggcggcgctgcgtcgtcgacgatgcccTCGGGTGACTCGGCGTCGGAAGCGTCGACGATcccctcgggcgccgcggactcggacggaggcgacggaggcgcgtcgtcgggcatgtccgaggaggagcgggccatcgcggctgaggacgcggcggttgccaaggcgatggaggaggaaTCGGCCGCGTACGGCGTCCGCCCCACGACAGagtcgggggcgggggagccgcagccgcaggATCACTCGGGGAGCTACCCCGATCAGCAGCAGCGGGGAGCGCCCGGGGGGACGATAGTAGAGGCGGCGCCCGTTAAaaccgaggcggcgcccgtTGAAACCGAGGCGGCGCCTACCGAAACCGAGGCGGCGCCTGGCGAAACCGAGGCGGCCggttccgacgacgacatgtcgagcctgcgcgaggagctcaaggctgagctcaaggctgagctcAAGGAGCAGCTGAAGCAGGAGCTGATGC
- a CDS encoding rieske [2Fe-2S] domain protein protein, whose amino-acid sequence MSAFIITSTPVVRASAASRASARAPVAAALRPPSARISTGVARSAALRIRRRRASSLTVRAEAEAETAAAPVESLPPVPGTFVKICDADELPRGTRKKVSALGKSILMFWYKDSMVAIESRSPAEGAFSEGFENARLTQDGCIVCPSTRSTFDLKTGEIKDWYPDNPVLRRLTPIETCRPMEVFPCLARPDGVYVDVKNGSLGPDFVAPATKGGSNTSLENNNVYAVEPQMVVVGADGKEIAVDDDGESGMSKMDPGTLAISIAGVAALALGGSAVCVFYENYVGLGLFWLVGFGIAAKVGLDATGALDEDK is encoded by the coding sequence atgtccgcgttTATCATCACCTCCACGCCCGTCgtgcgcgcctccgcggcttcccgcgcgtccgcgcgcgcccccgtcgccgccgccctccgccctccctcggcgaggatttccaccggcgtcgcccggtccgccgcgctccgcatCCGAAGGCGCCGCGCCTCTTCCCTGacggtccgcgccgaggccgaggccgagaccgccgccgcgcccgtggaGTCCCTTCCCCCGGTCCCGGGCACCTTCGTCAAGATctgcgacgcggacgagctcccgAGGGGCACCCGCAAGAAGGTGAGCGCGCTCGGCAAGTCCATCCTCATGTTCTGGTACAAGGACTCCATGGTCGCCATCGAGTCCCGGTCCCCGGCCGAGGGCGCCTTCTCCGAGGGTTTCGAGAACGCGCGACTCACCCAGGACGGCTGCATCGTGTGCCCGTCCACGCGCTCCACCTTCGACCTGAAGACCGGCGAGATCAAGGACTGGTACCCCGACAACCCCGTGCTCCGGCGGCTCACCCCGATCGAGACCTGCCGACCGATGGAGGTGTTCCCatgcctcgcgcgccccgacggAGTGTACGTCGACGTCAAGAACGGATCCCTAGGCCCCGACTTTGTCGCCCCCGCCACCAAGGGCGGCTCCAACACCTCCCTCGAGAACAACAACGTCTACGCCGTCGAGCCGCAGATGGTCGTCGTGGGCGCGGATGGGAAAGAgatcgcggtggacgacgacggcgagtcgGGCATGTCCAAGATGGACCCGGGGACGCTCGCCAtctccatcgcgggcgtcgcggcgttggcgctgGGTGGCTCCGCGGTTTGCGTGTTCTACGAGAACTACGTCGGCCTCGGGCTGTTCTGGCTGGTGGGCTTTggcatcgcggcgaaggttGGACTGGACGCCAcgggcgccctcgacgaggacaagTGA
- a CDS encoding predicted protein yields DEGQRLSKALAALGVASRRASEELIFAGRVQVNGVTVTMPQHAVSTSRDVIAVDGKVVQGGLESLGDGGHLYFLLHKPKGYLCSSKPAGAGARASGQDRLVLDLFEDWREGWRKRHPGQLAPRLFTVGRLDVNTTGMLLVTTDGQWCQRVAHPSSQIPKSYIVTAATRPTKAQIKKMAEGCEVDGVHVTPLRVESMEGARDGGPAHRILVDVVDGRNREVRVLSASAGVDVKKLKRVRVGGLRMPSELPIGKYMSLK; encoded by the coding sequence gacgagggccaGAGGCTCtccaaggcgctcgccgcgctcggcgtcgcgtctaggcgcgcgtccgaggaACTCATCTTCGCCGGCAGGGTCCAGGTCAACGGCGTGACCGTCACGATGCCCCAGCACGCTGTGTCCACGTCGAGagacgtcatcgccgtggACGGCAAGGTTGTCCAGGGCGGGCTGGAATCGCTGGGAGACGGCGGCCACCTCTACTTCCTGCTGCACAAGCCGAAGGGCTACCTGTGCAGCAGCAAGCCCGCGGGGGcaggggcgagggcgagtgGCCAGGACAGGCTGGTGCTGGACCTCTTCGAGGACTGGCGCGAGGGATGGAGGAAGAGACACCCGGGTCAAttggcgccgcggctgtTCACCGtcggccgcctcgacgtcaaCACGACGGGGATGCTCCTCGTGACGACCGACGGACAGTGGTGTCAGAGGGTCGCGCACCCCTCGTCGCAGATTCCCAAGTCGTacatcgtcaccgccgcgacgcgccccacGAAGGCGCAGATCAAGAAGATGGCGGAGGGATGCGAGGTTGACGGAGTGCACGTCACGCCGCTGAGGGTGGAGTCGATGGAGGGCGCCAGGGACGGAGGCCCCGCGCACCGAAtcctcgtggacgtcgtcgacgggcgcaATCGCGAGGTGAGGGTgctctccgcgagcgcgggtgtCGACGTGAAAAAGCTGAaacgcgtgcgcgtgggcgGGCTGCGCATGCCGAGCGAGCTGCCAATCGGCAAGTACATGTCGCTCAAG